The Victivallis sp. Marseille-Q1083 genome has a window encoding:
- the rsmG gene encoding 16S rRNA (guanine(527)-N(7))-methyltransferase RsmG: MPATSFDFPAAARECRVPDLPTLIQKGRKLYELLAEANRRVNLTRIDTPDGYWLKHVLDSLLIGYFFPEIATRPFSLADIGCGAGFPSLVLAIAFPQLQITAIDSIGKKTAFVRQAVTELALSNVTVINRRSREMNCQSAWQNRFDIVTGRAVAESVKLFQEARRLVRPDGRFILYKTPEQAAADLPLLNALKPDRQSRPLHWQATAPRELPGNAGTRLFLYSD, translated from the coding sequence ATGCCGGCAACCAGCTTCGATTTCCCGGCGGCGGCCCGGGAATGCCGTGTGCCGGATCTTCCGACTCTGATTCAAAAAGGCCGGAAGCTGTACGAGCTGCTGGCTGAGGCCAATCGACGGGTCAATCTGACCCGGATCGATACGCCGGACGGCTATTGGCTCAAACACGTGCTCGACTCGCTGTTGATCGGTTATTTCTTTCCGGAAATCGCCACCCGGCCGTTTTCCCTGGCCGATATCGGCTGCGGCGCCGGCTTTCCCTCCCTGGTTCTGGCCATCGCCTTCCCGCAACTGCAAATTACCGCCATCGATTCCATCGGCAAGAAAACCGCTTTTGTCCGGCAGGCCGTCACCGAACTGGCATTGTCCAATGTAACGGTCATCAACCGCCGCTCCAGGGAGATGAACTGCCAAAGCGCCTGGCAGAATCGATTTGATATCGTCACTGGACGGGCGGTGGCGGAGAGCGTCAAACTGTTTCAGGAAGCGCGTCGCCTGGTCAGGCCGGACGGCCGTTTCATCCTGTACAAGACGCCGGAACAGGCGGCTGCCGATTTACCGCTGCTGAACGCCCTGAAACCCGACCGGCAGAGTCGACCGCTTCACTGGCAGGCCACTGCCCCCCGGGAATTGCCCGGCAATGCCGGCACGCGCCTGTTTCTGTACAGCGACTGA
- a CDS encoding carboxy terminal-processing peptidase, with protein sequence MPGFFKRILYPISLGMFLGFAGWQSTVYGAPATTLEEDEQISIITKLTGALLSNNHYRQQKLDDNQSSKVFDEYFKLLDPAKLYFTAPDIAGFEKYRYYLDDLTRAGNADFAFEVYDLLLKRMTEYQEFAEQELTNGFDFTLDETIEIDRQNAKPFANAEEQREFWRKKLKNDVLYFRLLKRAMESETPEDAAEADRKAIQALWDKQTPEEKILKRLRDIHNEMSQKDKMEILGFYLTAMALTYGPHSSYFSPREEEDFSIDMSLSLYGIGATLTSDDGYTKVVEIVPGGPAALEGTLKAEDRIIAVSQQDEAPVDVIDMSVSKVVKLIRGPENTKVTLTVLSGSKGRNAIPENITITRGKVELKESEASGSIRAIPMPDGQEHKIGVINLNRFYMDFEAAFRGDKNYKSCTRDVKRILEDFKKEGVDGVIVDMRLNGGGSLQEAISLSGLFITSGPVVQVRNSERKVKVERDPDDAIVYDGPLMVLTSKLTSSAAEIFTGAIKDYQRGIVVGDSRTYGKGTVLDVTQLDRLLGHLRQSFPAGSLKYETAIYYRINGESTQQLGIKPDIQLPSFTEFMEVGELYNENHLPWDSIAAVPHDNYDSRLAKEVKILDEKSRERRQNDSNFQKYQAKVDLFKSLKERKVISLNEETRFKEYQQEKELDKENDALNGTAAGEQDNKKKQDDWVMEESVRIMSDFIDLKAGEDAA encoded by the coding sequence ATGCCCGGATTTTTCAAACGCATTCTTTACCCGATTTCACTCGGGATGTTCCTTGGTTTCGCCGGCTGGCAGAGTACCGTTTACGGTGCGCCGGCCACTACGCTGGAAGAAGATGAACAAATTTCCATCATCACCAAACTAACCGGTGCGCTGTTGAGCAACAATCATTACCGGCAGCAGAAACTCGATGACAACCAATCCTCCAAAGTATTCGACGAATATTTCAAATTGCTGGACCCGGCAAAATTGTATTTTACCGCGCCGGACATTGCCGGCTTTGAAAAATATCGTTATTACCTGGATGATTTGACTCGGGCGGGCAACGCTGATTTCGCGTTCGAGGTTTATGACCTGCTGCTCAAGCGGATGACCGAATACCAGGAGTTCGCCGAACAGGAATTGACCAACGGGTTCGATTTCACCCTGGATGAAACCATCGAAATCGACCGGCAGAATGCCAAGCCGTTCGCCAACGCCGAGGAACAACGCGAATTCTGGCGTAAGAAACTGAAAAACGACGTTCTCTATTTCCGGCTGCTGAAACGGGCGATGGAATCGGAGACGCCGGAAGATGCCGCCGAGGCGGACCGCAAAGCGATTCAGGCGCTGTGGGACAAACAGACGCCGGAAGAAAAAATCCTGAAACGGCTGCGCGATATTCACAATGAAATGAGCCAGAAGGACAAGATGGAAATTCTCGGTTTCTATCTTACCGCGATGGCGCTGACTTACGGACCGCATTCCAGTTATTTCTCGCCGCGGGAAGAAGAAGATTTCAGCATCGATATGAGTCTGTCGCTCTACGGGATCGGAGCGACGCTGACCAGTGACGACGGTTATACCAAAGTGGTTGAAATCGTCCCGGGCGGTCCGGCGGCGCTGGAAGGCACGCTGAAAGCCGAAGACCGCATCATCGCCGTCTCCCAGCAGGATGAAGCCCCGGTCGACGTGATCGACATGTCGGTCAGCAAAGTCGTAAAATTGATCCGCGGCCCGGAAAATACCAAAGTGACCTTAACGGTGCTTTCCGGCAGCAAAGGGCGTAACGCCATTCCGGAGAACATCACCATTACGCGCGGCAAAGTGGAGCTCAAGGAGAGCGAAGCGTCCGGCTCCATCCGCGCCATTCCGATGCCGGATGGCCAAGAGCACAAAATCGGGGTGATCAACCTCAACCGTTTTTACATGGATTTCGAAGCGGCATTCCGCGGCGACAAAAATTACAAAAGCTGCACCCGCGACGTCAAACGCATCCTGGAAGATTTCAAGAAAGAAGGCGTGGACGGGGTCATCGTCGACATGCGGCTGAACGGCGGCGGCAGCCTGCAGGAGGCGATCAGCCTGTCCGGTTTGTTCATCACCTCCGGTCCGGTGGTTCAGGTCCGCAATTCCGAACGCAAAGTCAAGGTGGAGCGCGACCCGGATGATGCGATCGTCTACGACGGCCCGCTGATGGTGCTGACCAGCAAGCTGACCTCTTCGGCGGCGGAAATTTTCACCGGCGCGATCAAGGATTACCAGCGCGGCATTGTGGTCGGCGACAGCCGGACTTACGGCAAAGGTACGGTATTGGATGTTACCCAACTCGACCGGCTGCTCGGCCATCTGCGGCAATCCTTCCCGGCCGGTTCCCTGAAATATGAAACGGCCATTTACTACCGGATCAACGGGGAATCGACCCAGCAGCTCGGCATCAAGCCGGATATCCAGTTGCCGTCGTTCACCGAATTCATGGAAGTCGGCGAACTGTACAACGAAAACCACCTGCCGTGGGATTCCATCGCCGCAGTTCCGCATGACAATTACGATTCCAGGCTGGCGAAGGAGGTCAAAATCCTCGACGAGAAATCCCGGGAGCGCCGCCAGAATGATTCGAATTTCCAGAAATATCAGGCCAAAGTCGATCTGTTCAAAAGTTTGAAGGAACGCAAGGTCATCTCTTTGAATGAGGAAACCCGTTTCAAGGAGTACCAGCAGGAAAAAGAACTGGACAAGGAAAATGACGCGCTGAACGGCACCGCGGCCGGAGAACAGGATAACAAGAAAAAGCAGGATGATTGGGTGATGGAAGAGTCCGTCCGGATCATGTCGGATTTCATCGACCTGAAAGCCGGCGAAGACGCCGCCTGA
- a CDS encoding efflux RND transporter permease subunit produces MNLPEFSVQRPVFISMISCIVIILGAIALRYLPVDLMPDITYPTLSISTTYEDASPEEVEELVTRPIEQGVSAVPGVKTITSNSGEGASNVSIEFNWGVDLDAAVADVRDRLDRVIKSLPDDVDRPVIRKFDSANFPIMRLGVGTQMDLLEARQLIEDQVQYRFERVEGVASADISGGYVREIQIRFDMDKAKTLDLTLDDILTKIRSNNVTTPAGNVREERLEIRVRTPGTFSSLEELRDMVIAQQNGVPIRIRDIGEVIDTHEKVTRYVRVNGKPGIFIAIYKQSGSNTVTVANNVLKELEKINAEIPQLDIRPINNSAEYIEQSLTSVSDSAIYGGVLAVLVLLFFLRNIRSTLIIAVSIPMSIIATFALIYFCGYTLNIMTLGGLALGIGMLVDNSIVVLENITRLRDEDMPREQAAIQGTSEVVLAIIASTLTTLAVFLPLIFTQGMAGIMFKQLSAVVSFSLVCSLFTAISLVPMLAGRIMKKSVHHATLDNPKLTDRLLVLSSIALERLDLFYAGILDTVLRWRGTVIVGSLLLLVAVALLCPFIGTEMMPKSDGGAVDITLEEAVGTSPESVNQTVIMTEPLIYDEFKDEYIGWVSSAGSSSWRATGGHKASYNIRLKSRSERKRSSEDIANALTQRLKNIPGTTFRTRARSGMSMGGGSSSDAVTIDIRGYDFDLSNALAAQLKAIVENIPNVTDVELSRDLGVPEQRIVIDRQKAADLQISVRTIADSLRTILAGSSAGEYRDGGDEYTILVKVKDADNLPLDEILNMTVRNTAGERIVLRNLLTFERVEGPVNIERKNQERVITLTANLYGRDMGSVVADIQKEMRSLIVPNSFSISFSGDYEDQVEAFQELLVAFVLALILVYMVMACQFESLRDPLVVMFSVPLASIGVILALFWTNTTFNIQSFIGCIMLAGIVVNNAILLVDTANLLRRRDKLSLDLAIREAGRRRLRPILMTTLTTVLGLFPLALGWGDGGETQAPLARVVIGGLSSSTLITLLFIPAIYSLAESLHWPWRRKKSE; encoded by the coding sequence ATGAATTTACCTGAATTTTCGGTACAGCGCCCGGTTTTCATTTCGATGATTTCCTGTATTGTCATCATCCTGGGAGCCATCGCCTTGCGTTACCTTCCGGTCGATCTGATGCCGGATATTACCTATCCGACTTTGTCGATCAGCACCACCTATGAGGACGCCAGTCCGGAAGAGGTCGAAGAATTGGTCACCCGGCCGATCGAACAAGGCGTCAGTGCCGTCCCCGGCGTCAAAACGATCACTTCCAATTCCGGTGAAGGCGCCAGCAACGTTTCGATCGAATTCAACTGGGGCGTCGATCTCGATGCCGCGGTCGCCGATGTCCGTGACCGCCTCGACCGGGTCATCAAATCATTGCCGGACGATGTCGACCGGCCGGTTATCCGGAAATTCGACTCGGCCAATTTCCCGATCATGCGGCTCGGCGTCGGCACCCAGATGGATTTGCTGGAAGCCCGTCAGCTCATCGAAGATCAAGTGCAGTACCGGTTCGAACGGGTCGAAGGGGTTGCCTCCGCCGATATCTCCGGCGGTTATGTCCGGGAAATCCAGATCCGTTTCGACATGGACAAGGCCAAGACGCTGGACCTGACGCTGGATGACATTCTGACCAAGATCCGGAGCAACAACGTCACCACCCCGGCCGGCAATGTCCGTGAGGAACGCCTGGAAATCCGGGTCCGGACCCCGGGTACCTTCTCGTCGCTCGAAGAGCTGCGCGACATGGTGATCGCCCAGCAGAACGGGGTTCCGATCCGTATCCGCGACATCGGCGAAGTCATCGACACCCATGAAAAGGTGACCCGCTATGTCCGGGTCAACGGCAAACCCGGTATTTTCATCGCGATTTACAAACAGTCCGGTTCCAATACGGTGACGGTAGCCAACAACGTTCTGAAGGAACTGGAAAAAATCAACGCCGAAATTCCGCAACTGGATATCCGGCCGATCAACAATTCGGCGGAATATATTGAGCAATCGTTGACCAGCGTCAGCGATTCCGCCATTTACGGCGGCGTTCTGGCGGTCCTGGTGCTGCTGTTCTTCCTGCGCAATATCCGCAGCACGCTGATCATCGCGGTCAGCATCCCGATGTCGATCATCGCCACTTTCGCGTTGATCTATTTCTGCGGTTACACCTTGAATATCATGACCCTCGGCGGTCTGGCGCTCGGGATCGGCATGCTCGTCGACAACTCCATCGTCGTACTGGAAAATATCACCCGGTTGCGCGACGAGGACATGCCGCGGGAACAGGCCGCCATTCAGGGCACCAGCGAGGTGGTGCTGGCGATCATCGCCAGCACGTTGACCACCCTGGCGGTTTTTCTGCCGTTGATCTTCACGCAGGGCATGGCGGGAATCATGTTCAAACAGTTGTCGGCAGTCGTCAGTTTCTCACTGGTCTGTTCGTTGTTCACCGCCATTTCACTGGTGCCGATGCTGGCCGGCCGCATTATGAAAAAGAGCGTGCATCATGCAACGCTGGACAATCCGAAATTGACCGACCGCCTGCTGGTTCTCAGCTCGATCGCACTTGAAAGACTGGATTTGTTCTATGCCGGCATTCTGGATACCGTGTTGCGCTGGCGCGGCACGGTAATCGTCGGCAGTTTATTACTGCTGGTGGCCGTGGCGCTGCTCTGTCCCTTTATCGGAACCGAAATGATGCCGAAAAGCGACGGCGGCGCCGTAGACATCACGCTGGAAGAAGCCGTCGGCACCAGCCCGGAAAGCGTCAATCAGACCGTCATCATGACCGAGCCGCTCATCTATGACGAATTCAAAGACGAATACATCGGCTGGGTTTCCAGCGCCGGCAGTTCTTCCTGGCGGGCGACCGGCGGCCATAAGGCTTCCTATAACATTCGCCTGAAATCGCGATCGGAGCGCAAGCGATCTTCCGAAGACATCGCCAATGCGTTGACGCAGCGGCTGAAAAACATTCCGGGCACGACGTTCCGAACCCGGGCCCGTTCCGGCATGAGCATGGGAGGCGGCTCCTCTTCCGATGCGGTGACCATCGACATCCGCGGTTATGATTTCGATCTCTCCAATGCGCTGGCGGCCCAACTGAAAGCGATCGTCGAAAATATCCCCAACGTCACCGACGTCGAATTGAGCCGGGATCTCGGCGTTCCGGAGCAGCGGATCGTCATCGACCGCCAGAAAGCGGCCGATTTGCAGATTTCGGTCAGGACCATCGCCGATTCGCTGCGGACGATCCTGGCCGGCTCCTCCGCCGGAGAATACCGCGACGGCGGCGATGAATACACCATTCTGGTCAAAGTCAAGGATGCCGACAACCTGCCGCTGGACGAAATCCTGAACATGACGGTCCGCAATACCGCCGGCGAGCGCATCGTGCTGCGCAACCTGCTGACTTTCGAACGGGTGGAAGGACCGGTGAACATCGAGCGCAAAAATCAGGAACGGGTGATCACCTTGACGGCCAATCTCTACGGCCGGGATATGGGCTCCGTCGTCGCCGACATCCAAAAGGAGATGCGTTCCCTGATCGTCCCCAACAGCTTTTCAATCAGTTTCAGCGGAGATTATGAAGATCAGGTGGAAGCCTTTCAGGAGCTGCTGGTCGCCTTCGTCCTGGCGCTGATTCTCGTCTACATGGTCATGGCCTGTCAATTCGAATCGCTGCGCGACCCGCTGGTGGTGATGTTCTCGGTGCCGCTGGCTTCGATCGGCGTCATCCTCGCCCTGTTCTGGACCAACACGACTTTCAACATCCAATCGTTCATCGGCTGTATCATGCTGGCCGGCATCGTCGTCAACAATGCCATTCTGCTCGTCGACACCGCCAATCTGCTGCGGCGGCGCGACAAATTGAGTCTGGATCTGGCGATCCGCGAGGCGGGACGCCGGCGTCTGCGTCCCATTCTGATGACGACGCTGACCACGGTGCTGGGATTGTTTCCGCTGGCGCTCGGCTGGGGAGACGGCGGCGAAACCCAGGCGCCGCTGGCCCGGGTGGTCATCGGCGGGCTTTCCAGTTCCACTTTGATCACGCTGCTGTTCATTCCGGCAATTTATTCGCTGGCGGAGTCGCTCCACTGGCCGTGGCGGCGAAAAAAAAGTGAATAA
- a CDS encoding efflux RND transporter periplasmic adaptor subunit, producing MKKIFYLLVLFAVAAAIVFTLGKVYNILSSAEDSEGKKSKIPAVPVEYVMPRKESLRDIRSFTGTLNAWSSFDIAPKVGGRLERLVGQIGNALTPGMQLVQIEDIEYTKQVAQAAADLAVAEAQLKEAVITLELKQKEFDRQQELHDKHIISDAQYDTTKSALQANEVIHAMREAEVQSRKSALDTAQLKLADTKIFSSWEPASPRYVAERFVDEGALVAPNQKLLTIVEIDRLKGIIHVIERDYPQLKIGQTANITTDAYPGEVFQGRIINIAQILQSNTRQAYVELELGNADLRLKPGMFIRAEIEFDLHENVTVVPRNALVKHGEEYGVFLFQKTPEQTDADGISAIAKFVLVQPGIRVDDMVEILSPEITAPVVTLGNHQLVDGMAVFKPTRTVEAAAVEQNQ from the coding sequence ATGAAGAAAATTTTTTATCTGCTCGTACTGTTTGCCGTTGCCGCCGCCATTGTTTTTACATTGGGCAAAGTTTACAATATTTTATCGTCGGCAGAAGATAGCGAAGGGAAAAAAAGCAAAATCCCCGCGGTCCCGGTGGAATATGTCATGCCGCGCAAGGAAAGTCTGCGGGATATCCGTTCCTTTACCGGCACCTTGAATGCCTGGAGCAGTTTTGATATTGCGCCCAAGGTCGGCGGCCGGCTGGAACGGTTGGTCGGCCAGATCGGCAATGCCCTCACCCCCGGAATGCAGTTGGTGCAAATCGAAGACATCGAATACACCAAGCAGGTGGCGCAGGCGGCCGCCGACCTGGCCGTGGCCGAAGCGCAATTGAAGGAGGCGGTCATTACGCTGGAGCTCAAACAAAAGGAGTTCGACCGGCAGCAGGAACTCCACGACAAACACATCATCTCCGATGCGCAATACGATACGACGAAATCCGCCCTGCAGGCCAATGAAGTCATCCATGCGATGCGGGAGGCGGAGGTCCAGAGCCGCAAAAGTGCGCTGGACACCGCCCAGTTGAAGTTGGCGGACACTAAAATCTTCTCCTCCTGGGAGCCGGCTTCGCCGCGTTACGTCGCCGAACGCTTTGTCGATGAAGGCGCCCTGGTCGCCCCGAACCAGAAACTGCTGACCATCGTCGAAATCGATCGGCTCAAAGGCATTATCCACGTCATCGAACGGGATTATCCGCAACTGAAAATCGGTCAGACCGCCAACATCACCACCGACGCCTATCCCGGAGAGGTTTTTCAGGGCAGAATCATCAATATCGCCCAGATTCTGCAGAGTAACACCCGCCAGGCTTATGTGGAACTGGAGTTGGGCAATGCCGATCTGCGGTTGAAGCCGGGGATGTTCATTCGGGCGGAGATCGAATTCGACCTGCATGAAAACGTCACGGTGGTGCCCCGTAACGCTCTGGTCAAGCATGGTGAAGAATACGGCGTTTTCCTGTTCCAGAAAACCCCGGAGCAAACCGACGCCGACGGAATTTCCGCCATCGCCAAATTCGTGCTGGTTCAGCCGGGCATTCGCGTCGATGACATGGTTGAAATCCTCTCGCCGGAAATCACCGCTCCGGTGGTGACGCTCGGCAATCATCAACTGGTGGACGGTATGGCGGTATTCAAGCCGACGCGAACGGTGGAAGCGGCCGCCGTCGAACAGAATCAATAA
- a CDS encoding RsmB/NOP family class I SAM-dependent RNA methyltransferase, translated as MNDRKGTFSSNREGMSEGKLLAQCKALQQGLQQVTAAVFADNRPADRALNLFLRANRQFGSRDRQFISESVFGFFRYLGVLQTLLLPEERRRLWEHGQLPPLPVTTAMLLGAWLLGGGPLPPAATIVWRRQLQLSGTLETELTALVAQLAAAIQRPVPEVEWRQLVPEPLRGAFALSPGQEECFLEMLRRRPPLWLRVQTAEVERLKEELSREGLTVEVHPKLAKALRAGNPRVNLYQLPAFQAGWFEVQDLASQVIGLVCAPGKGERWWDACAGAGGKSLQLADLMQRKGTVVASDIRAYKLEDLRRRARRAAFPNIGCRVWDGKGLRRNQREKFDGVLVDAPCSCSGTWRRNPDARWILTGSAVAEIAALQLRILQAAATGVKSGGILVYATCSMFPQENAGVVNAFLAAEPAYRLEAFDNPLTGKRTDGMLQVYPWDGDCDGMFVARLRKESAPAEPA; from the coding sequence TTGAACGACAGAAAAGGCACTTTTTCATCGAACCGGGAAGGGATGAGCGAAGGGAAACTGCTGGCGCAGTGCAAAGCGCTGCAGCAGGGGTTGCAACAGGTCACCGCCGCGGTTTTTGCCGATAACCGGCCGGCGGATCGGGCGCTGAATCTCTTTCTGCGCGCCAACCGGCAGTTCGGCTCGCGCGACCGGCAATTCATCAGCGAGAGTGTTTTCGGTTTTTTCCGTTATCTGGGGGTTTTGCAGACATTATTGCTGCCGGAAGAGCGGCGCCGGTTATGGGAGCACGGCCAGTTGCCGCCGTTGCCGGTGACGACGGCGATGCTGCTGGGGGCCTGGCTGCTCGGCGGGGGGCCGCTGCCGCCGGCCGCGACGATAGTCTGGCGGCGGCAGTTGCAGTTGTCCGGAACGCTGGAAACAGAGTTGACGGCATTGGTTGCGCAGTTGGCCGCCGCCATTCAACGTCCCGTTCCGGAGGTTGAATGGCGGCAACTGGTTCCGGAACCGTTGCGGGGCGCGTTTGCACTGTCCCCCGGTCAGGAGGAGTGTTTTTTAGAAATGCTGCGGCGCCGGCCGCCGCTGTGGCTGCGGGTGCAGACTGCGGAAGTGGAGCGATTGAAGGAGGAATTGAGTCGGGAAGGGTTGACGGTGGAGGTGCATCCGAAGTTGGCGAAAGCGCTCCGGGCCGGAAATCCCAGGGTCAATTTATACCAGTTGCCGGCGTTTCAGGCCGGATGGTTCGAGGTTCAGGATCTGGCTTCGCAGGTGATCGGTTTGGTCTGTGCGCCCGGCAAGGGAGAACGTTGGTGGGACGCCTGTGCCGGAGCGGGCGGCAAGAGCTTGCAGTTGGCGGATTTGATGCAGCGCAAGGGAACGGTGGTGGCTTCCGATATCCGGGCGTATAAACTCGAGGATTTGCGGCGGCGCGCCCGCCGGGCGGCGTTTCCGAATATCGGTTGCCGGGTTTGGGACGGTAAGGGGCTGCGGCGCAACCAACGGGAAAAATTTGATGGGGTGCTGGTGGACGCGCCGTGCAGTTGTTCCGGCACCTGGCGGCGCAATCCGGATGCCAGGTGGATCCTGACCGGATCGGCGGTCGCCGAGATTGCCGCGCTCCAGCTCCGGATTTTGCAGGCCGCCGCCACCGGCGTCAAATCCGGCGGCATTCTGGTTTACGCTACCTGTTCGATGTTTCCGCAGGAGAATGCCGGAGTGGTCAACGCGTTTCTGGCCGCCGAACCGGCATATCGACTGGAAGCTTTCGACAATCCGCTGACCGGAAAACGGACTGATGGCATGCTGCAGGTTTATCCGTGGGATGGCGATTGCGACGGAATGTTCGTGGCCCGATTGCGGAAGGAAAGCGCGCCGGCAGAGCCGGCCTGA
- a CDS encoding SDR family oxidoreductase, with the protein MTKIFLTGITGLVGSAFTVALLRERNDVRIVCLVRNGGNRSAEARVEKIIQDQCAFDGCPEAAAAILSKIEVIPGDVVDLEVEKLAADPKMKGVNVVFHCAADVNLGKDPTGKTFRINYDGTKNIVALAKLLKAEAIHYVSTAYVAGKLSGRAMEDTPLDSGFNNPYEESKFKAEMLVRSCGIPFTIYRPAIITGRLRDGRIRKPLAFYRILEFMAKIKKHRCAKCGMDPLGMMDMDLHFNTIPSDHVYFVPIDYVQRAVTALFQQPVANRTYHVTGNSPVSTHMIDVAVCEFLRIEGVTIEQLEEKPNMDEKLMSRFLGDLMPYFSSDIIFDQSNIVKALGPEAIDWEFGIRGLKALIKSFFEDFFPHVDWLQELARNYEVR; encoded by the coding sequence ATGACAAAGATTTTCTTAACCGGGATTACCGGGCTGGTCGGCAGTGCCTTTACCGTGGCTCTGTTGAGAGAGCGCAACGATGTGAGGATTGTCTGTCTGGTGCGCAATGGAGGCAATCGCAGCGCGGAGGCACGGGTGGAAAAAATCATTCAGGACCAGTGTGCGTTCGATGGTTGTCCGGAAGCCGCCGCCGCCATTTTGTCCAAGATCGAGGTGATCCCGGGCGATGTCGTCGACCTGGAGGTTGAAAAGCTGGCTGCCGATCCGAAAATGAAAGGCGTCAATGTTGTTTTTCACTGCGCCGCCGATGTCAATCTTGGCAAGGATCCGACCGGCAAAACTTTCCGAATCAATTATGACGGCACCAAAAATATCGTTGCACTGGCCAAGCTTTTGAAGGCGGAAGCCATTCATTATGTCAGTACCGCCTACGTTGCCGGCAAACTTTCCGGGCGGGCGATGGAGGATACGCCGCTGGACAGCGGTTTCAACAATCCTTACGAAGAGAGCAAATTCAAAGCGGAGATGCTGGTGCGCAGTTGCGGTATCCCGTTCACCATCTACCGGCCGGCCATCATCACCGGCCGGCTGCGCGACGGCCGCATCCGCAAGCCGTTGGCTTTCTACCGGATCCTTGAATTCATGGCCAAAATCAAGAAACACCGTTGTGCGAAATGCGGCATGGACCCGCTGGGCATGATGGATATGGATCTGCATTTCAACACCATTCCGTCCGACCATGTTTATTTCGTGCCGATCGATTATGTCCAGCGGGCGGTTACGGCACTGTTTCAGCAGCCGGTGGCCAACCGGACCTATCATGTCACCGGCAACAGCCCGGTTTCAACTCATATGATCGATGTGGCGGTCTGTGAATTCCTGCGGATTGAAGGTGTCACGATCGAACAACTGGAAGAAAAGCCGAACATGGATGAGAAATTGATGTCGAGATTCCTGGGCGATTTGATGCCGTATTTTTCTTCCGATATCATTTTCGACCAGAGCAATATCGTCAAAGCGCTGGGGCCGGAAGCGATCGACTGGGAATTCGGCATTCGCGGCTTGAAAGCGTTGATCAAATCATTTTTCGAAGATTTCTTTCCGCATGTCGATTGGCTGCAGGAACTGGCCAGGAATTATGAGGTGCGCTGA
- a CDS encoding amidohydrolase family protein yields the protein MKIIDFHTHFYPEKIAARALQSVAGLPGVTPATDGTAEGLAASMRCCGIEGAVGLSLVNTPVNSRGVNHWAAGWNRVPFFMTGSFHPEEPDPAATVVQAAALGLKGIKVHPEYQRFRFADKRLYPAWEACIEKELFVVTHAGADFSFQPPYRTGPSELAAFHRRFPQLKLVLAHFGSMDMWDAVEQELIGLPVYLDTAFVAGRLAPDRLTAMIRRHGAEWVLFGSDSPWADQRAAIDYLDSLDLTQSEREAIFYRNAARLLQLPV from the coding sequence ATGAAGATCATCGATTTTCACACGCATTTCTATCCGGAAAAGATTGCCGCCAGAGCGTTGCAGAGTGTTGCCGGCCTCCCGGGTGTGACGCCGGCGACGGACGGCACTGCCGAAGGCTTGGCGGCATCGATGCGGTGTTGCGGCATTGAAGGCGCCGTCGGCTTGAGTTTGGTTAATACTCCGGTCAACAGCCGCGGTGTCAACCATTGGGCAGCCGGCTGGAATCGGGTGCCGTTTTTTATGACTGGATCGTTTCACCCGGAAGAGCCGGATCCGGCGGCGACCGTTGTTCAGGCTGCCGCGCTGGGTTTGAAGGGCATCAAAGTCCATCCGGAATATCAGCGTTTCCGCTTTGCCGATAAACGCCTGTACCCGGCCTGGGAAGCCTGTATTGAAAAAGAATTGTTCGTCGTGACCCATGCCGGGGCGGATTTCAGTTTTCAGCCGCCTTACCGGACCGGCCCGTCGGAGCTGGCCGCGTTCCACCGTCGTTTCCCGCAATTGAAATTGGTCCTGGCCCATTTCGGTTCGATGGACATGTGGGATGCGGTGGAACAGGAATTGATTGGTTTGCCGGTGTATCTGGATACGGCTTTCGTGGCCGGGCGATTGGCGCCGGACCGTTTGACGGCGATGATCCGCCGTCACGGTGCCGAATGGGTGTTGTTCGGCTCCGACAGCCCCTGGGCCGACCAAAGAGCGGCGATCGACTACCTCGATTCGCTGGATTTGACGCAATCGGAGCGCGAAGCGATTTTCTACCGGAATGCCGCCCGATTGCTGCAATTGCCGGTTTGA